The proteins below come from a single Caulobacter flavus genomic window:
- a CDS encoding TolC family outer membrane protein, which yields MSKSRRASLLAAACCMGFLASAASAETLTDAVALAYQTNPTIQQQRAVQRAADEGVVQAKSGFRPTVSASASISGSRTDLAHPTTTVVGGQVVQGADNTKVGASSATLQLSQPLYTGGLASANLSSAEADVLAGREDLRSVEQGVLANVITAYVDVRRGQESLRIAQENVSVLTRQLDESNARFEVGEITRTDVAQSQARLAAAKASLSSSQATLAVARANYAQIVGQNPTDLAPEPSLAELLPASVEQAFDAAEANNPAVLAARFGEKAAAARVAAAKAAYLPTVSAGASLGYDASEVNGSGKQFGEYDRAISGSITARVPLFTGGLNASNVRAAKERENAARIAVEGAKRTVVQQVSAAWSTLLAARANLVSNEEQVRATKIAFEGVRQEQQVGLRTTLDVLNAQQELRAAELALVTARRDEYVASAGVLQAMGALDVAKLAPGVERYDPKTSYDRVVHSGSVPWEPLVRSLDKVASPAIATSSGGK from the coding sequence GCGCCGCCGACGAGGGCGTGGTCCAGGCCAAGAGCGGCTTCCGGCCCACGGTCAGCGCTTCGGCCAGCATCAGCGGCTCGCGCACCGACCTGGCTCACCCGACCACCACCGTCGTCGGCGGCCAGGTGGTCCAGGGCGCCGACAACACCAAGGTGGGCGCCAGCAGCGCCACGCTTCAGCTGTCCCAGCCGCTCTACACGGGCGGCCTGGCCAGCGCCAACCTCAGCTCCGCCGAAGCCGACGTGCTGGCCGGTCGCGAAGACCTGCGCAGCGTCGAGCAGGGCGTGCTGGCCAACGTCATCACCGCCTATGTCGACGTCCGTCGCGGCCAGGAAAGTCTGCGCATCGCCCAAGAGAACGTCAGCGTCCTGACCCGTCAGCTCGACGAGTCGAACGCGCGCTTCGAGGTCGGCGAGATCACCCGCACCGACGTCGCCCAGTCGCAGGCCCGCCTGGCCGCCGCCAAGGCCAGCCTGTCGTCGTCCCAGGCCACGCTGGCCGTGGCGCGCGCCAACTACGCCCAGATCGTCGGCCAGAACCCGACCGATCTCGCGCCGGAGCCCTCGCTGGCCGAACTGCTGCCAGCCTCGGTCGAGCAGGCGTTCGACGCCGCCGAGGCCAACAACCCCGCCGTCCTGGCCGCCCGCTTCGGCGAGAAGGCCGCCGCCGCGCGCGTCGCCGCCGCCAAGGCCGCCTACCTGCCCACCGTCTCGGCCGGCGCCAGCCTCGGCTACGACGCCAGCGAGGTGAACGGCAGCGGCAAGCAGTTCGGCGAGTACGATCGCGCCATCAGCGGCTCGATCACCGCCCGCGTGCCGCTGTTCACCGGCGGCCTCAACGCCTCGAACGTCCGCGCCGCCAAGGAGCGCGAGAACGCCGCCCGCATCGCCGTCGAGGGCGCCAAGCGCACCGTCGTCCAGCAGGTCTCGGCCGCCTGGAGCACGCTGCTGGCCGCCCGCGCCAACCTCGTGTCGAACGAGGAGCAGGTGAGGGCGACCAAGATCGCCTTCGAGGGCGTGCGCCAGGAGCAGCAGGTCGGCCTGCGCACCACGCTCGACGTGCTCAACGCCCAGCAGGAGCTTCGCGCCGCCGAGCTGGCCCTGGTCACCGCCCGCCGCGACGAATACGTCGCCAGCGCCGGCGTCCTGCAGGCCATGGGCGCGCTGGACGTGGCCAAGCTGGCCCCCGGCGTCGAGCGCTACGACCCCAAGACCTCGTACGACCGCGTCGTCCACTCCGGTTCGGTGCCGTGGGAGCCGCTGGTGCGGAGCCTCGACAAGGTCGCCTCGCCGGCGATCGCGACCTCGTCCGGCGGCAAGTAA
- a CDS encoding PopZ family protein — MSDQSSQEPTMEEILASIRRIISEDDAPAAEAPPPPAPEPVFEPEPEPAIEDDVLELTDPIEPPAPVETLGDLDLYTPEPEPEPAYAPPPAPAPEPTYTPPPVFNRDEVAETLVGDHAAGLAASAFGSLSSALLMPANGRTLEDVVRELLRPLLKEWLDTNLPRIVENKVEEEVHRISRGRGV; from the coding sequence ATGTCCGACCAGAGCTCCCAAGAACCGACGATGGAGGAGATCCTCGCCTCGATCAGGCGGATCATCTCCGAAGACGACGCTCCGGCCGCCGAAGCGCCGCCGCCGCCCGCGCCCGAGCCGGTTTTCGAGCCCGAACCCGAGCCCGCGATCGAGGACGACGTCCTCGAGCTGACCGATCCGATCGAGCCGCCGGCTCCGGTCGAGACGCTCGGCGACCTTGATCTCTACACCCCCGAGCCCGAGCCGGAGCCGGCCTACGCGCCGCCGCCCGCGCCCGCGCCGGAGCCCACCTACACCCCGCCGCCGGTGTTCAACCGCGACGAAGTGGCCGAGACCTTGGTCGGCGACCACGCCGCGGGCCTGGCCGCCAGCGCCTTCGGCAGCCTGAGCTCGGCCCTGCTGATGCCGGCCAACGGCCGCACGCTGGAAGACGTCGTGCGCGAGCTGCTGCGCCCGCTGCTCAAGGAGTGGCTGGACACCAACCTGCCGCGCATCGTCGAGAACAAGGTCGAGGAAGAGGTCCACCGGATCTCGCGCGGCCGCGGCGTATGA